The following proteins come from a genomic window of Salvia hispanica cultivar TCC Black 2014 chromosome 4, UniMelb_Shisp_WGS_1.0, whole genome shotgun sequence:
- the LOC125222231 gene encoding cell division cycle 5-like protein, with amino-acid sequence MRIMIKGGVWKNTEDEILKAAVMKYGKNQWARISSLLVRKSAKQCKARWYEWLDPSIKKTEWTREEDEKLLHLAKLMPTQWRTIAPIVGRTPSQCLERYEKLLDAACAKDENYEPGDDPRKLRPGEIDPNPESKPARPDPVDMDEDEKEMLSEARARLANTRGKKAKRKAREKQLEEARRLASLQKRRELKAAGINLRHKKRKRKGIDYNAEIPFEKRPPPGFYDIADEDRPAELVKFPTTIEELEGERRVDKEARLRKQDIAKNKIAERQDAPSAILQANKLNDPEAVRKRSRLNLPAPQIPDHELEAIAKMGIASDLLGNEELTEGNAATRALLANYAQTPRYGMTPGRTAQRTPAGKQDAIMMEAENQRRLTLSQTPLLGGDNPMLHPSDFSGVTPKKKDIATPNPLMTPSATPGGATPGGPGLTPRIGMTPTRDVYAVGLTPKGTSMRDELRINEDIDMHDISKVRQSDSKKELIFSLKNLPQPKNDYQIVIQPLAEEDEELEEKIEEDMSDRIAREKAEEEARQQALLKKRSKVLQRELPRPPVASLDLIRNTLIRSDEDKSSVVPSTLVEQADELIRKELLSLLEHDNIKYPLDEKATKEKKKGKHAAKENSVDVPTIDEFEEDELKEADKLIEDEVQYLRVAMGHENESFEGYVEAHKTCLDDMMYFPTRDGFGLASVATHAEKLASLQNEFEHVKKKMDDETKKAQRIEQKIKVLTNGYQMRCNKLWAQVEATFKQMDTAGTELECFQALSKQETLAATYRISNLWEEVQKQKDLERTLQKRYGDRMAELERVQHLVNAYRLQAERDLENAAKDNDTAMDAIDTTQDQSVAPDLEAPKDEAMQEPDAAEEAVAKDTAVAEAEADATATQETDAAEEKAAVTKDTVKAGVAAGDEVIAPTAEPEVQDTDETKGVEVEMESRSKDENDAAEENAEKSAGEA; translated from the exons ATGAGGATTATGATAAAGGGAGGTGTGTGGAAGAACACAGAAGATGAAATTCTCAAGGCTGCTGTTATGAAATATGGGAAGAATCAATGGGCCAGAATTTCTTCTCTGTTGGTCCGGAAGTCAGCCAAACAGTGCAAGGCCCGCTGGTATGAGTGGCTGGATCCCTCAATCAAAAAG ACTGAGTGGACCCGAGAAGAAGATGAGAAGTTATTACATTTGGCTAAACTCATGCCCACCCAGTGGAGGACGATTGCCCCTATTGTTGGACGTACTCCATCACAGTGCTTGGAGAGATATGAAAAGCTTTTGGATGCAGCCTGTGCCAAGGATGAGAACTATGAACCTGGTGATGACCCGAGGAAATTGCGCCCTGGAGAGATTGATCCTAATCCGGAATCGAAGCCTGCTCGTCCTGATCCTGTAGATATGGATGAAGATGAAAAGGAGATGCTTTCTGAAGCTCGGGCTCGGTTAGCCAACACTAGGGGTAAGAAGGCAAAAAGGAAAGCCCGAGAGAAACAGCTTGAAGAGGCTCGCAGGCTTGCTTCATTGCAGAAAAGAAGAGAGCTTAAAGCTGCTGGAATTAACCTTCGCCataagaagagaaagagaaaaggaatTGATTACAATGCTGAAATTCCTTTTGAAAAGAGACCTCCACCTGGCTTTTATGATATTGCTGATGAAGATCGGCCTGCTGAATTAGTCAAGTTTCCAACAACAATCGAGGAGTTGGAAGGTGAAAGAAGAGTTGACAAAGAAGCTCGATTGAGAAAGCAGGAcattgcaaaaaataaaatagcagAGAGGCAGGATGCTCCATCTGCAATTTTGCAAGCAAATAAACTCAATGATCCTGAAGCAGTCCGAAAAAGGTCCAGGTTAAATCTCCCAGCCCCACAGATTCCTGACCATGAGTTGGAGGCAATTGCTAAGATGGGAATTGCTAGTGATCTTCTTGGAAATGAAGAACTTACAGAAGGAAATGCTGCAACACGTGCTCTTCTTGCAAATTATGCCCAGACTCCGAGATATGGAATGACTCCAGGGAGAACCGCTCAAAGAACTCCTGCAGGAAAGCAGGATGCTATTATGATGGAAGCAGAGAACCAGCGGAGGTTGACTTTGTCTCAGACTCCATTGCTTGGTGGGGATAATCCGATGCTGCACCCTTCAGACTTTTCTGGGGTGACTCCAAAGAAAAAGGATATTGCAACACCAAATCCTCTAATGACTCCGTCTGCTACTCCTGGAGGTGCAACTCCTGGAGGCCCTGGTCTGACTCCGAGAATCGGGATGACACCCACACGTGATGTATATGCTGTTGGTTTGACTCCAAAAGGAACTTCAATGAGGGATGAGCTGCGCATAAATGAAGATATTGATATGCATGACATTTCCAAAGTGAGGCAGTCTGATTCAAAAAAGGAACTCATTTTTAGTCTGAAAAATCTCCCACAACCCAAGAATGACTACCAGATAGTTATTCAACCGTTGgctgaagaagatgaagaactTGAAGAGAAGATCGAGGAAGACATGTCAGATAGAATTGCTCGAGAGAAGGCCGAGGAAGAAGCAAGGCAACAAGCATTACTCAAGAAAAGGTCAAAAGTACTGCAGAGGGAGCTGCCAAGACCTCCTGTGGCTTCGTTGGACCTCATTAGAAACACTTTGATAAGATCTGATGAAGACAAGAGTTCCGTTGTCCCGTCAACTTTAGTTGAGCAGGCTgatgaattaataagaaaGGAGCTTTTGTCTTTGTTAGAGcatgataatataaaatatccCCTGGATGAGAAAGCAAccaaggagaagaagaaaggaaaacaTGCTGCAAAAGAGAATTCTGTAGATGTGCCAACAATTGACGagtttgaagaagatgagcTGAAAGAG GCAGATAAACTTATAGAAGATGAGGTCCAATATCTACGTGTTGCTATGGGCCATGAGAATGAATCTTTTGAAGGCTATGTGGAAGCAcataaaacatgcttagatGATATGATGTACTTCCCTACACGTGATGGCTTCGGTCTAGCAAGTGTTGCCACCCATGCGGAGAAACTTGCCTCCCTGCAGAATGAATTTGAAcatgtgaagaagaagatggatgATGAGACTAAAAAAGCACAGCGGATTGAGCAGAAGATTAAAGTTTTAACCAATGGTTATCAG ATGAGGTGTAATAAACTTTGGGCACAAGTGGAGGCAACCTTCAAGCAGATGGACACTGCAGGAACGGAGCTAGAATGCTTCCAAGCTTTGAGTAAGCAAGAAACTCTAGCGGCAACATACAGGATCAGCAACCTCTGGGAAGAGGTTCAGAAGCAGAAGGACCTCGAGCGCACTTTACAGAAACGGTATGGCGATCGGATGGCTGAACTAGAAAGAGTTCAGCATTTGGTAAATGCATATAGACTGCAAGCAGAAAGGGATCTTGAAAATGCTGCAAAAGACAACGACACTGCCATGGATGCCATTGACACAACTCAAGATCAATCTGTTGCACCTGATCTTGAAGCTCCCAAGGACGAAGCAATGCAAGAGCCCGATGCAGCTGAAGAAGCTGTCGCCAAGGACACAGCCGTGGCTGAGGCTGAGGCTGATGCAACAGCAACGCAAGAGACGGATGCAGCTGAAGAGAAAGCTGCTGTCACCAAGGACACGGTCAAGGCTGGTGTTGCAGCTGGAGATGAGGTAATTGCACCTACTGCTGAGCCTGAAGTGCAAGATACTGATGAGACGAAGGGCGTGGAGGTGGAGATGGAATCGAGATCCAAGGATGAAAATGATGCTGCGGAAGAGAATGCAGAGAAGAGTGCTGGCGAAGCATAG